Proteins from a single region of Corylus avellana chromosome ca11, CavTom2PMs-1.0:
- the LOC132166469 gene encoding hypothetical protein At1g04090-like — MLGVPRTHILRSGLEALKIKALKAILFKVLLYARELLAMMFGCKCFSWNTVTDFSPPAEPEPFSLPASIPKWPEGGSFASGRISLGELEVMKITRIEYIWGYDLMQDNKKGISFYKPVGIPDGFYCLGHYCQLNSQPLRGFVLVAREVGTYLPETFNACDPDKSPALQKPLDYALVWTSDEGSDGKYDGCGYVWLPQPPEGYKPVGYLVTNKPDKPELDEVRCIRADLTDKCESNRLIFDASPKFPNFPFQVWETRPLHRGMLGRGVSVGTFFCSGYWDTREDLHIACLKNLNPILPAMPNNDQIHALIHHYGPTVFFHPEELFLPSSLSWFFKNGALLFRAGILYGEAIDASGSNLPVGGTNDGEFWIDLPGGDQRELVKHGNLESAKLYVHVKPALGGTFTDIAMWVFCPFNGPVTLKVGLVNIALSKIGQHVGDWEHFTLRICNFTGELWSIYFSQHSGGVWVDAYDLEYIEGNKAIVYSSKSGHASYPHPGTYIQGSSKLGVGVRNDCARSDFYVDSSIHYDLVSAEYLGDEVVTEPFWLQFMREWGPTIVYDSRTELDKIINVLPVTLRYSVENIFDKFPVELYGEEGPTGPKEKNNWVGDERS; from the exons ATGCTGGGAGTTCCTCGCACCCATATACTCCGATCAGGTTTAGAGGCCTTAAAGATCAAAGCTTTGAAAGCCATCTTATTTAAGGTTCTTTTGTATGCGAGAGAGCTTTTGGCGATGATGTTTGGGTGCAAGTGCTTTTCTTGGAACACAGTCACCGATTTCTCGCCGCCTGCTGAGCCCGAACCTTTCTCGCTGCCAGCTTCGATTCCCAAATGGCCGGAAG GTGGAAGTTTTGCTTCTGGAAGAATAAGTCTTGGAGAATTAGAAGTTATGAAAATTACCAGGATTGAATACATTTGGGGCTATGATCTGATGCAAGACAATAAGAAGGGTATTTCATTTTATAAACCAGTGGGTATACCTGATGGATTCTATTGCCTTGGCCACTACTGCCAACTTAACAGCCAGCCTTTACGCGGATTTGTTCTTGTGGCTAGGGAAGTAGGTACTTATCTGCCAGAAACTTTCAATGCGTGTGACCCTGATAAGTCACCAGCTCTTCAAAAGCCCCTTGATTATGCCTTAGTATGGACTTCTGATGAGGGGAGTGATGGAAAGTATGATGGCTGTGGTTATGTTTGGCTACCTCAGCCACCTGAGGGTTACAAGCCTGTgggatatttggttacgaataAGCCAGACAAGCCTGAGTTGGATGAAGTAAGATGTATTCGAGCTGACCTAACAGACAAATGCGAAAGTAACCGCCTCATATTTGATGCTAGTCCTAAATTTCCAAATTTTCCATTTCAAGTTTGGGAAACGAGGCCCTTGCACCGGGGAATGCTCGGGAGAGGAGTTTCTGTAGGGACATTTTTCTGCAGTGGCTACTGGGACACTAGAGAAGATCTGCATATTGCTTGCTTGAAGAATCTAAATCCTATTTTACCTGCAATGCCAAACAATGATCAGATTCATGCACTAATCCACCACTATGGACCCACTGTATTTTTTCATCCTGAAGAGCTCTTCTTGCCGTCTTCCCTCTCATGGTTTTTCAAAAATGGAGCACTGTTGTTCAGAGCTGGCATTTTATATGGTGAGGCTATTGATGCAAGCGGCTCAAATTTGCCAGTCGGGGGAACAAATGACGGGGAGTTTTGGATTGACTTGCCGGGTGGTGATCAGAGAGAGCTTGTCAAACATGGTAACTTGGAAAGTGCAAAACTTTATGTTCATGTAAAGCCAGCTCTAGGTGGTACTTTTACTGACATTGCAATGTGGGTTTTCTGCCCCTTCAATGGGCCGGTTACACTTAAAGTTGGGTTAGTGAATATTGCTCTTAGCAAGATCGGACAGCATGTGGGTGACTGGGAGCATTTCACACTCCGCATTTGCAACTTCACGGGTGAGCTTTGGAGTATATACTTCTCACAGCACAGCGGTGGTGTTTGGGTGGATGCTTATGATTTAGAGTACATAGAGGGAAATAAAGCTATTGTTTACTCATCAAAAAGTGGGCATGCAAGTTACCCTCATCCAGGAACCTATATCCAGGGGTCCTCAAAGCTTGGAGTTGGAGTGAGAAATGATTGTGCTCGAAGTGACTTTTATGTGGATTCAAGCATCCATTATGACCTTGTTTCAGCAGAGTATCTTGGAGATGAGGTTGTTACAGAACCATTTTGGTTGCAGTTTATGAGAGAGTGGGGTCCGACTATTGTCTACGATTCAAGAACCGAGCTGGACAAGATAATCAATGTATTGCCTGTGACGCTTCGATATTCAGTGGAGAACATATTTGACAAGTTTCCAGTGGAGCTATATGGGGAGGAAGGTCCTACCGGGCCGAAGGAGAAGAACAACTGGGTGGGAGATGAAAGAAGCTAG
- the LOC132165725 gene encoding uncharacterized protein LOC132165725: MLGRRLISLFKSSPTSQLSSSAKSDHEGKTKSLGRKAVTFVLFTVTGGVGLSALDDLVIYSSCSSKALERASKNQAVIDAIGEPILRGPWYNASLAVAHKRHSVSCTFPVSGPQGSGVFHVKAVRDGDGSWFSFLRPRDWDILIMDALLHVPANDEKHQTLRVTLSDFPPPAFTACTDCKPQESQDPEQK; this comes from the exons ATGTTAGGGAGGAGACTAATTTCCTTGTTCAAAAGCTCCCCAACGTCACAGCTTTCCAG CTCAGCAAAGTCTGACCATGAAGGGAAGACCAAGTCGTTGGGTCGAAAGGCAgtgacttttgttttgtttactgTAACGGGTGGCGTTGGTTTGAGTGCTTTGGATGACCTTGTTATATATAGTAGCTGTAGCAG CAAGGCCTTGGAGAGAGCCAGTAAGAACCAGGCAGTCATAGATGCCATTGGGGAACCTATTTTAAGGGGTCCATGGTACAATGCATCACTCGCTGTAGCTCATAAACGGCATTCTGTGTCTTGCACATTTCCCGTGTCTGGACCGCAAGGCTCGGGAGTCTTCCATGTGAAGGCAGTTCGTGATGGAG ACGGCTCCTGGTTTTCATTTCTCAGGCCTCGTGATTGGGACATCCTAATCATGGATGCTCTGCTCCATGTTCCTGCCAATGATGAGAAGCATCAAACATTGAGGGTTACTCTTTCTGACTTCCCTCCTCCAGCTTTTACGGCGTGCACCGATTGCAAACCTCAAGAGTCACAGGATCCAGAGCAGAAATGA